The following proteins are co-located in the Anaerolineales bacterium genome:
- a CDS encoding BMP family ABC transporter substrate-binding protein, producing MNGLFSNLRSVKKYWRASSLIVISGVALLIVTGLLFSLHTISAKAANTKVGMIILGSITNNGFNWLSYQGLVRAETEFSVIGNLYIANNEGEIELKTTQCVADDNDLCIGVGFLTQEEISAAAAAYPTTYFAIVDAASSIYPTNLRSLLFASEEVGYLAGTLAGRMSQSDTIGALGGWEIPSVTPFIEGYENGALCTNPEITTIISYTNDFYNPKLGSEYAQGMIGRGADVIFAVAGPTGDGAILTTTQSGVWAIGVDTDEYYTLFMTGTVEGAEYLLNSAMKRTDNAVFLTISDVVSGTFTSGSVIYNLESGGVGLAPFHEADPAVPTETKIWLNLISQAIISGVIHPLEKDSPCLVMNQLYLPLARR from the coding sequence ATGAACGGACTGTTTTCAAACTTAAGAAGTGTAAAGAAATATTGGCGAGCGAGCTCCCTGATAGTAATCAGTGGTGTAGCTTTGTTAATCGTGACTGGATTACTATTTAGCCTGCATACCATCTCAGCCAAAGCAGCAAACACAAAAGTAGGTATGATCATCCTCGGATCCATTACGAATAATGGCTTCAACTGGCTCAGCTATCAGGGGTTGGTACGTGCAGAAACAGAGTTTTCTGTTATCGGAAACCTGTACATAGCGAACAACGAAGGCGAGATTGAGTTAAAAACGACGCAGTGTGTTGCAGATGACAATGACCTGTGTATCGGTGTGGGTTTCCTGACTCAGGAAGAAATTTCCGCAGCCGCTGCTGCTTATCCCACCACTTATTTCGCTATTGTTGATGCAGCATCTAGCATCTACCCGACTAACCTTCGCTCGCTGTTATTCGCCTCCGAAGAAGTCGGCTACCTGGCTGGTACGTTGGCAGGCCGAATGAGTCAATCCGACACCATTGGAGCTTTGGGTGGTTGGGAAATCCCGTCCGTAACTCCCTTCATTGAAGGATATGAAAATGGAGCTTTGTGTACCAATCCAGAAATCACCACGATCATCAGCTACACAAATGACTTTTATAATCCAAAACTTGGTTCTGAATACGCTCAAGGAATGATTGGACGTGGAGCAGACGTGATTTTTGCAGTAGCTGGGCCTACCGGTGACGGAGCCATCCTGACCACAACCCAATCTGGAGTATGGGCAATCGGTGTGGACACCGACGAATACTATACCTTATTCATGACGGGTACTGTCGAAGGGGCCGAATATCTTTTAAATAGTGCGATGAAGCGTACAGATAATGCAGTATTCCTGACGATTTCCGACGTGGTTTCGGGGACGTTTACATCGGGATCGGTCATTTACAACCTTGAAAGTGGTGGAGTCGGGCTCGCCCCCTTCCATGAAGCAGATCCAGCGGTACCGACGGAGACTAAAATCTGGCTTAATCTCATCTCACAGGCAATCATCTCGGGAGTGATACACCCGCTTGAAAAGGATAGCCCCTGCCTCGTGATGAACCAGCTCTATCTGCCATTAGCCCGTAGATGA
- a CDS encoding UDP-N-acetyl-D-mannosamine dehydrogenase, with the protein MKFDKVCVLGLGYIGLPTASTFATHGLHVIGVDNNPRVVSTLRNGELHISEPGLGKLVKEALSAGRLVISDTPESADAFIIAVPTPFYNDEQKVQNGREYRLADMRAVTAATQSILPHLRRGNLVVLESTSPPRTTLDLVKPILEGLGLKAGVDFLLAYSPERVLPGRILQELTENARVIGGINAASAEAGRDLYAHFVRGEIVLTDATTAEMVKLMENTYRDINIAIANEFSRLAQRFSVDIWEAIGIANRHPRVKILNPGPGVGGHCISVDPWFLVEAAPDLTELIIAARHLNDTQPHFVFDLISGIFDGKLPGKHIGLLGLAFKPDVDDLRESPAIEVARLLTEAGVILSAYEPNKPDASIPGVTLSLRLEDAIRDTDLLCLLVGHKELKELDPAWVRQVSSARWVIDTVGAWDKESWSSAGFTFLRLGDGKQDR; encoded by the coding sequence ATGAAATTCGATAAAGTCTGTGTATTAGGTTTGGGTTACATCGGACTGCCAACTGCCAGTACATTTGCCACTCATGGACTGCACGTAATCGGTGTAGATAATAATCCCCGTGTGGTGTCCACTTTGCGTAACGGTGAGCTGCATATTTCTGAACCGGGCCTGGGAAAATTAGTCAAGGAAGCGTTATCAGCAGGAAGACTGGTGATCAGTGATACCCCTGAGTCAGCAGATGCGTTCATCATCGCCGTGCCAACCCCATTTTATAACGACGAACAGAAAGTCCAAAATGGACGCGAGTATCGCCTGGCTGATATGCGCGCCGTGACTGCTGCAACCCAATCGATCTTACCCCACCTGCGCCGTGGGAACCTGGTTGTGCTCGAATCAACCTCTCCACCGCGCACTACGCTTGATCTCGTCAAGCCGATCCTGGAAGGCTTGGGATTGAAAGCCGGGGTTGATTTTCTACTGGCTTATTCACCTGAGCGGGTACTGCCCGGCAGGATCCTCCAGGAGCTGACCGAGAATGCACGCGTGATCGGAGGCATCAATGCCGCCTCAGCGGAAGCTGGACGTGATCTATATGCCCATTTTGTCAGGGGTGAGATTGTCCTCACCGATGCCACCACGGCTGAGATGGTCAAGTTGATGGAGAATACCTACCGGGATATCAACATTGCCATCGCCAACGAATTTTCACGCCTGGCCCAACGATTCAGCGTGGACATCTGGGAGGCGATCGGCATCGCAAACCGGCATCCTCGGGTGAAGATCTTGAATCCTGGCCCAGGGGTGGGCGGTCATTGCATCAGCGTCGATCCCTGGTTCCTGGTAGAGGCCGCTCCCGATCTGACTGAGCTCATCATTGCAGCCCGTCATCTGAACGATACCCAACCGCACTTTGTTTTCGATCTTATATCAGGTATTTTTGACGGTAAGCTACCTGGGAAGCATATTGGTCTTCTCGGCTTAGCCTTTAAACCCGATGTGGATGACCTGCGTGAAAGTCCGGCGATTGAGGTGGCACGCTTGCTTACTGAGGCAGGTGTGATCCTCTCTGCCTATGAGCCAAACAAACCGGATGCATCGATACCGGGTGTCACCCTATCGCTGCGTTTAGAAGACGCCATACGAGACACTGACCTGCTTTGTTTATTGGTCGGTCATAAGGAATTGAAAGAGCTAGATCCAGCGTGGGTCAGACAGGTCTCTTCCGCCCGTTGGGTGATCGACACCGTGGGAGCCTGGGACAAGGAATCGTGGTCTAGTGCAGGCTTCACATTCCTCCGCCTGGGCGATGGGAAGCAGGACCGATGA
- the lexA gene encoding repressor LexA, translating to MTPRRRSSTLTEPQIKVLKVIEDYQNNNGFPPSIRDIQDMGKFSSTSVVNYYLDQLESMGHIKRSGRVSRGIRLMKPFNEIAQSTKGMVQNVRESVEQVLRIPVMGRIFASEPVPVPGSDFAYLDAETVVNVARSMLPAREKVEELFALEVNGDSMIDAMVNDGDIVIMKPAKDVHNGDLVAIWLRDKDETTLKYFYLEDGKVRLQPANPTMKPIFIDDPTTVDIQGKIVMIIRPCQMSLL from the coding sequence ATGACACCCAGGCGTCGCAGCTCGACTCTCACTGAGCCACAGATCAAAGTCCTCAAGGTGATTGAAGATTATCAAAACAATAACGGCTTTCCCCCTTCCATCCGTGATATCCAGGATATGGGAAAGTTTTCTTCAACATCCGTAGTCAATTACTACCTGGATCAATTGGAGAGCATGGGGCATATCAAACGCTCAGGGCGAGTCTCGCGCGGGATACGCCTGATGAAACCGTTTAATGAGATCGCCCAATCAACAAAAGGGATGGTGCAAAATGTGCGCGAGTCAGTAGAGCAGGTGCTACGCATCCCGGTAATGGGGCGAATCTTCGCCAGCGAACCAGTCCCGGTTCCGGGTTCAGATTTTGCCTACCTGGACGCAGAGACAGTGGTCAACGTTGCCCGCAGTATGCTTCCAGCTCGTGAAAAAGTGGAAGAGCTGTTTGCCCTCGAAGTAAATGGCGATTCCATGATCGATGCGATGGTCAATGATGGTGACATCGTGATTATGAAACCTGCCAAAGATGTTCACAATGGAGACCTGGTAGCCATCTGGCTGCGCGATAAAGACGAAACCACATTAAAGTATTTCTACCTGGAAGATGGAAAAGTTCGCCTGCAACCAGCCAATCCCACCATGAAACCGATCTTCATCGATGACCCAACCACTGTGGATATCCAGGGCAAGATCGTGATGATCATCCGCCCTTGTCAAATGTCTCTTTTATAG
- a CDS encoding UDP-galactose phosphate transferase, translated as MLLVGTHSPIPATKRILDIIVTIPSIILLSPLLLVIAILVRINFGSPIIFRQKRPGFHGKPFWVHKFRSMTNERDDQDQLLPDGQRMTRLGRFLRSTSLDELPEMINVLRGEMSWVGPRPLLMQYLERYSPEQNRRHDVLPGITGWAQINGRNALTWEEKFELDVWYVDHWSLWLDIKILLLSVVKVLQRQGINQPGQATADEFMGNHES; from the coding sequence ATGCTCCTTGTTGGTACGCATTCACCTATCCCGGCAACCAAACGAATCCTGGACATCATCGTTACTATCCCCAGCATTATCCTTCTGTCTCCGTTATTACTGGTCATTGCCATCCTGGTCAGGATTAATTTCGGAAGCCCGATCATCTTCAGGCAAAAACGCCCGGGATTCCATGGGAAACCCTTCTGGGTGCACAAATTCCGCTCAATGACCAATGAACGTGATGACCAGGATCAGCTGCTGCCTGATGGGCAGCGTATGACGCGCCTGGGCCGATTCCTTCGCTCCACTAGCCTGGATGAGTTGCCGGAGATGATTAATGTGCTGCGTGGAGAGATGAGCTGGGTGGGGCCACGGCCATTGCTGATGCAATACCTGGAGCGGTATTCCCCTGAACAGAACCGCAGGCATGATGTGTTACCAGGGATCACCGGCTGGGCGCAAATTAATGGGCGGAATGCACTCACCTGGGAAGAAAAATTCGAGCTGGATGTGTGGTATGTGGACCACTGGTCGCTCTGGCTGGATATAAAAATCCTATTGTTGAGTGTCGTCAAAGTATTGCAACGCCAGGGGATTAATCAACCAGGTCAGGCTACTGCAGATGAGTTCATGGGCAACCATGAATCCTAA
- a CDS encoding EamA family transporter: MSSWATMNPNIGELAALLTAMCYSISSIFFTVAGRKFGPAVSNRVRLVVAILLLCSVHWLIYGTPLPVNAEVERWFWLGISGIVGLAIGDLFLFKAYISMGPRIGLLFLSLAPAIATLLAWVFLGETLSVGSIFGIILTLAGITWVVLVSNSRSETQQTVERSIASRIDAKGVLAGLIAASGQALGVVLAKNGLKGNFPALSANVIRMSAAFLAFWLVTILQRQVVSTIQRVKDQRSGMVYILGGALFGPLIGVSLSLFAIQNTSIGIASTIIALPPIFLLPIGHFVFKEKISWQAVTGTIVAVTGVAMLFWL; the protein is encoded by the coding sequence ATGAGTTCATGGGCAACCATGAATCCTAATATCGGGGAGCTGGCAGCACTCCTTACTGCAATGTGTTACTCCATCTCATCCATATTTTTCACCGTTGCTGGACGGAAATTTGGTCCGGCAGTCTCCAACCGGGTGAGACTGGTGGTGGCAATCCTCCTTCTCTGTAGTGTACACTGGCTTATTTATGGCACACCGTTACCAGTTAATGCCGAGGTGGAACGCTGGTTCTGGTTGGGGATTTCTGGCATCGTTGGGTTGGCAATCGGTGATCTGTTCCTTTTCAAGGCATATATCTCGATGGGCCCGCGCATTGGATTGCTCTTCCTCAGCCTGGCACCCGCTATTGCCACTCTGCTGGCATGGGTTTTCCTGGGAGAGACACTCAGCGTGGGAAGCATTTTTGGCATTATCCTTACCCTGGCAGGCATCACCTGGGTGGTGCTGGTAAGTAACAGCCGAAGCGAGACCCAGCAAACAGTAGAGAGATCCATTGCAAGCCGGATTGATGCAAAGGGCGTCCTGGCGGGATTAATTGCCGCCTCAGGGCAAGCATTGGGTGTCGTCCTGGCAAAAAACGGGCTGAAGGGAAATTTTCCAGCGTTATCAGCCAATGTCATCCGCATGAGCGCAGCTTTCCTGGCTTTTTGGCTGGTAACGATACTGCAAAGGCAGGTTGTTTCTACCATTCAGCGAGTGAAAGATCAAAGGTCGGGAATGGTGTATATCCTGGGTGGAGCGTTATTCGGCCCGCTGATCGGTGTTTCCTTATCGTTATTTGCCATACAGAATACCAGCATCGGGATCGCCAGCACCATCATCGCCCTACCGCCCATTTTCCTGCTGCCCATCGGTCACTTCGTATTTAAAGAGAAAATATCCTGGCAGGCGGTGACCGGTACTATCGTCGCGGTGACCGGTGTAGCTATGCTATTTTGGTTATAA
- a CDS encoding pyruvate dehydrogenase, translating to MTMIFDNILYRALYRIRRFEETVADNFTRGVFHGTTHTCLGQEANAVGVLTQIQENDIVFSNHRSHGHFLAYGGNPRALFAELMGRSTGVCGGRGGSQHLHWRNFYSNGIQGGIVPIATGMALAEKFKRSGDITIAFLGDGTLGEGVIYEAFNMASLWQAPILYVLENNHIAQTTPSEYAVAGSVPDRFRAFNIPAQELDTSDVHEILAVAAELLSQVRQASSPQAMIINTRRFGPHSKGDDTRDPVEIDSMRKNYDPIKIQAARLNTEERKTIHAEVDEEIKNAYEQAANDPFPSFG from the coding sequence ATGACCATGATTTTTGATAACATTTTATACCGGGCTCTCTACCGCATTCGCAGGTTCGAAGAAACGGTGGCGGATAATTTTACCCGTGGCGTATTTCACGGTACCACACACACCTGCCTGGGGCAAGAAGCTAACGCAGTTGGAGTACTCACCCAGATCCAGGAAAACGACATCGTCTTCAGCAATCATCGCAGTCACGGCCATTTCTTAGCGTACGGAGGCAATCCACGAGCATTATTTGCCGAACTAATGGGCCGGTCCACCGGGGTGTGCGGGGGAAGAGGCGGTTCGCAGCACCTGCATTGGCGTAACTTCTATTCCAATGGGATTCAGGGTGGCATTGTACCAATCGCCACGGGCATGGCATTGGCAGAGAAATTTAAACGTTCAGGAGACATTACCATCGCCTTCCTGGGCGATGGCACCCTCGGAGAAGGCGTTATCTATGAGGCCTTCAACATGGCCTCGCTATGGCAGGCACCGATCCTCTACGTGCTTGAAAATAACCACATTGCCCAGACCACACCTTCTGAGTATGCCGTGGCGGGGAGTGTCCCAGACCGCTTCAGAGCATTCAATATTCCTGCTCAAGAGCTGGATACATCTGACGTGCATGAAATCCTGGCAGTTGCCGCGGAATTACTTTCACAGGTACGCCAGGCTAGTTCCCCGCAGGCGATGATCATCAATACCAGACGGTTTGGACCCCACTCAAAGGGTGATGATACCCGCGATCCAGTAGAGATCGATTCTATGCGAAAGAATTATGACCCGATCAAGATCCAGGCTGCTCGTTTAAATACTGAGGAGAGGAAGACCATTCATGCTGAGGTTGATGAAGAAATAAAAAATGCATATGAGCAAGCAGCTAATGATCCATTCCCATCGTTCGGATGA
- a CDS encoding FAD-binding oxidoreductase, producing the protein MRRWNGWGDDSVDYPLHASSQRFLDSLVGIGARPKQAGLQELIKRVPKSRLHSHPLVSVDPFQRLTHTRGQSFPNWLDLRSGQLDSFPDGVGYPLTDEDVNELIQYASRHGYQIIPYGGGTSVVGHIDVMKGRKPVLTIDMSHMNRLVDLNATSLQATFMAGVSGPVLESQLRAHGYTLGHYPQSFEYSTLGGWIATRSSGQQSLRYGRIEKLFAGGKIETPTGTLNIPAFPASAAGPDLREIILGSEGRLGIITQACVRISPIPEREDFHAVFFPDFQHGIEAVRQILSYGIQCCMLRLSTAIETSTTLALAGHENLIGALERLLSIRGLGEKKCMLLLGFSGKASLVRAYRSEALDITSKWGGVHVGKTFGEQWHRNRFKTPYLRNTLWEMGYGIDTLETAIDWGKTIQMVDQIESTLRQTMESFNEKVHVFTHLSHVYPYGSSVYTTYLFRLAATSEDTLSRWQAMKAAASRVIVSLGGTISHQHGIGMDHVPYLPAEKGPLAIKTITSLCHQFDPKGMMNPGKLVL; encoded by the coding sequence ATGAGACGCTGGAATGGTTGGGGAGATGATTCAGTAGACTATCCTCTCCATGCTTCTTCACAAAGGTTCCTGGACAGTCTGGTGGGGATTGGAGCAAGGCCGAAGCAGGCAGGCTTGCAAGAATTAATCAAGCGTGTGCCTAAGTCGCGTCTACACTCACATCCCCTGGTATCAGTCGACCCATTTCAACGCCTGACGCATACACGCGGGCAGAGCTTCCCAAACTGGCTGGATTTGCGAAGTGGGCAGCTGGATAGCTTCCCGGATGGCGTGGGATACCCTTTAACCGATGAAGATGTCAACGAGCTTATCCAATATGCAAGCCGGCATGGATATCAAATTATCCCCTACGGCGGAGGAACTAGCGTCGTGGGGCATATCGACGTGATGAAGGGCAGAAAACCTGTCCTAACGATAGATATGTCGCACATGAACCGGCTGGTCGATCTCAATGCCACCAGCCTGCAAGCAACGTTCATGGCTGGTGTTTCGGGGCCAGTCCTCGAGTCACAGCTCCGGGCGCATGGCTACACGCTGGGGCATTACCCCCAATCATTTGAGTATTCCACCCTGGGCGGATGGATCGCCACCCGCTCAAGTGGACAACAATCCTTACGATATGGGAGGATAGAAAAGTTATTTGCTGGCGGCAAAATAGAAACCCCGACCGGGACGTTGAATATCCCGGCTTTCCCTGCTTCGGCCGCAGGACCGGACCTTCGTGAAATTATATTGGGTTCGGAAGGCAGGCTGGGTATCATCACCCAAGCTTGCGTACGCATCAGTCCGATCCCCGAGCGAGAAGACTTCCATGCCGTCTTCTTTCCTGATTTTCAACACGGCATCGAGGCGGTCAGGCAAATCCTGTCGTACGGCATACAATGCTGTATGCTGCGCCTCAGCACAGCCATAGAAACCTCCACCACACTGGCCCTGGCAGGCCATGAAAACCTGATCGGCGCCCTGGAACGCCTGCTGTCAATCCGAGGGTTAGGTGAGAAAAAATGTATGCTCCTGCTGGGTTTCAGTGGTAAAGCCAGCCTGGTACGTGCCTACCGCAGCGAGGCTTTAGACATCACCTCAAAATGGGGCGGTGTGCATGTGGGCAAGACCTTTGGAGAGCAATGGCACAGGAATCGTTTCAAAACCCCTTACCTGCGGAATACCTTGTGGGAGATGGGTTATGGGATTGATACGCTGGAGACAGCCATCGACTGGGGAAAAACCATCCAGATGGTTGACCAGATCGAGTCTACCCTACGTCAGACCATGGAGAGCTTCAACGAAAAAGTACACGTCTTCACCCACCTTTCGCATGTTTATCCTTATGGATCATCGGTTTACACGACTTACCTGTTCAGGCTGGCAGCAACGTCTGAAGACACGCTGAGCCGGTGGCAGGCGATGAAAGCCGCTGCCAGCCGGGTAATCGTCTCACTTGGGGGAACGATCAGCCATCAACATGGGATTGGGATGGACCATGTACCCTATCTGCCCGCAGAGAAGGGGCCTTTAGCGATAAAAACCATCACCAGCCTGTGCCATCAGTTCGACCCCAAAGGCATGATGAATCCAGGGAAATTAGTGCTGTAA
- a CDS encoding FAD-dependent oxidoreductase: MWNNEWRKKTWQEIAGPWDMIVIGGGITGAGILREATRLGLHALLVEQRDFAWGTSSRSSKLVHGGLRYLKEGKLILTRDSVHEREQLLHEGPGLIDPLGFLMTVYKNDSPGRWAYEVGLTVYDLLALRWDHAYYSAQDFKLLAPYISQNELKGGFRFGDAQTDDARLTLRVLREAVADGATAINYVKGERLIATEQGVKGVLLTDQLLGDQAEAYAQVVINAAGAWTDTLREQVGGSAQIRPLRGSHLIFPNWRLPVAQAISFLHPFDQRPVFIFPWEKVTLVGTTDVDHTDSLEREPCISPNEVAYLMAAVEYQFPSLSIGLEDVISTYAGVRPVISSGRANPSEESRDHVIWEDQGLYSVTGGKLTTFRLIALDVLKALQSRFPDLPEPDHDMPVLNPVDQALPGCGEMRETCRRRLLGRYGVDAIRLVKAAHAGEMESIPGTDYLWAELRWAAQSEAVCHLEDLLLRRTRLGLILPHGGESILPVVKQICLKEMSWSTDQWQKELEAYHQLITSCYSLPTPASIPAWKTLLAEAEKRRKSAIQETHARKTQRSMLLAAGLVASVIIGTILWKNYRQVE, from the coding sequence ATGTGGAATAACGAATGGCGAAAAAAGACCTGGCAAGAGATTGCTGGCCCATGGGATATGATCGTCATCGGTGGTGGGATTACCGGGGCAGGCATCCTGCGGGAAGCCACCCGCCTCGGCCTGCATGCATTATTGGTTGAGCAGCGTGATTTCGCCTGGGGTACCTCCAGCCGGTCATCCAAACTGGTGCATGGGGGGCTGCGGTATCTTAAAGAAGGCAAACTTATCCTGACCCGTGATTCGGTCCATGAAAGGGAGCAATTGCTGCATGAGGGTCCGGGGCTGATCGATCCGTTAGGTTTCCTGATGACCGTATATAAAAATGACTCACCCGGTCGGTGGGCTTATGAGGTCGGTCTAACAGTGTATGACCTGCTGGCCTTACGCTGGGACCATGCCTATTACTCGGCTCAGGATTTCAAGCTGCTGGCTCCCTACATCAGCCAGAACGAGCTCAAGGGAGGCTTCCGTTTTGGTGATGCCCAGACCGATGACGCCCGCCTAACCCTGCGGGTCTTGCGTGAAGCAGTTGCAGATGGTGCCACTGCGATCAATTATGTCAAAGGAGAACGATTGATCGCCACGGAACAAGGTGTGAAAGGCGTACTGCTCACGGACCAGTTGCTAGGTGACCAGGCTGAGGCTTACGCGCAGGTGGTGATAAATGCTGCTGGTGCCTGGACGGATACCTTGCGAGAGCAGGTGGGCGGCAGTGCACAAATCCGTCCTTTGCGAGGCAGCCACCTGATCTTTCCAAATTGGCGGTTGCCTGTGGCACAGGCAATCAGCTTCTTGCACCCCTTCGATCAACGCCCAGTGTTTATTTTCCCCTGGGAGAAGGTCACCCTGGTAGGGACAACAGATGTAGACCATACAGATTCGCTTGAACGCGAACCGTGTATCAGCCCAAACGAGGTAGCTTACCTGATGGCAGCCGTTGAGTACCAATTCCCATCGCTGTCAATTGGCCTAGAGGATGTGATTTCTACCTATGCTGGGGTAAGGCCGGTCATAAGCAGTGGTAGAGCGAATCCCTCGGAGGAATCACGTGACCATGTAATCTGGGAAGATCAGGGGCTATATTCAGTAACGGGGGGCAAGCTGACTACTTTTCGGCTCATCGCTCTAGATGTGTTGAAAGCCCTCCAAAGCCGGTTCCCTGACCTGCCCGAACCTGATCATGACATGCCAGTGCTCAACCCGGTTGACCAGGCCCTACCTGGATGCGGAGAAATGCGTGAAACCTGTCGCCGCAGGTTATTAGGCCGCTATGGGGTAGATGCCATTCGCCTGGTGAAAGCTGCTCATGCAGGTGAGATGGAATCCATTCCTGGAACCGATTATTTGTGGGCTGAGCTCCGCTGGGCAGCCCAAAGTGAAGCTGTGTGCCACCTGGAGGACCTGCTCCTGCGGCGGACGCGCCTCGGTCTGATCCTGCCGCATGGGGGTGAATCCATCCTGCCGGTGGTAAAACAAATCTGCCTGAAAGAGATGAGCTGGAGCACCGACCAATGGCAAAAAGAGCTGGAGGCTTATCATCAACTGATTACTTCCTGCTATAGCTTACCCACACCAGCCTCCATCCCTGCCTGGAAAACCCTGCTGGCTGAGGCGGAGAAGAGACGAAAATCAGCCATTCAAGAAACACATGCCAGGAAGACGCAGCGTTCAATGCTGTTGGCAGCCGGCCTGGTCGCTTCCGTTATTATTGGCACCATTCTTTGGAAGAATTACAGGCAAGTAGAGTAA
- a CDS encoding cell division protein FtsH: MNPTRNRSSIIYVLLLAAIIILVFYSFNQANTGQETLSINQVAADVAAGKITRIVGEQEKLTVIYGTGTQEITKLAYQEPGRTLVQQLKDLGVSTDQLSPAHITIEYKPPSPLVGILSSLGYIIPFILLGGVFWWVFRQAQGSNNAAMQFGKSRARMFTGDQPSVTFGDVAGVEEAKEELEEVVEFLREPEKFISLGARIPKGVLLVGPPGTGKTLLAKAVSGEAGVPFFSISGSEFVEMFVGVGASRVRDLFEQAKRHSPCIVFVDEIDAVGRQRGAGLGGSHDEREQTLNQMLVEMDGFDTDTNVIIMAATNRPDILDPALLRPGRFDRRVILDRPDMRGREAILKVHVKGKPLAPNTDLAVLARSTPGFVGADLENLVNEGAILAARRNKKSIEQEDLEEAIERVIAGPERKSRLISEEEKRIVAYHEAGHAVVMNAVPEADPVHKVSITARGMAGGYTLALPEEDRTLMGRNKLIADMVGLMGGRAAEEIVFNDITSGASNDLERVTKMARAMVTRLGMSSDLGPMVYGQKEELIFLGREISEQRDYSEAVAEQIDKEVRSLVNDAYEKAKGILIQYREFLDAIARKLLEVETLSREEFETLFPPPQPKNGGTPLPKPA, from the coding sequence CTCACAGTGATTTATGGGACAGGCACGCAAGAAATCACAAAGCTGGCATATCAGGAACCTGGAAGGACGCTCGTTCAACAGCTGAAGGATTTGGGGGTGTCGACCGACCAGTTGTCACCTGCACATATCACCATCGAATATAAACCACCCAGCCCACTGGTTGGTATTCTTTCATCGTTAGGATATATCATCCCGTTCATTCTCCTGGGTGGAGTTTTCTGGTGGGTATTCCGCCAGGCCCAGGGCAGCAATAATGCTGCGATGCAGTTTGGGAAATCACGGGCGCGCATGTTCACCGGAGATCAACCTTCCGTGACGTTTGGTGATGTTGCCGGTGTGGAAGAAGCCAAGGAAGAGCTTGAAGAAGTTGTCGAATTCTTACGCGAACCGGAGAAGTTTATCTCCCTCGGGGCGCGCATTCCGAAGGGTGTGCTGCTAGTTGGCCCACCTGGAACCGGAAAGACATTACTTGCCAAGGCAGTATCTGGCGAGGCGGGTGTGCCATTCTTTTCTATCTCCGGCTCCGAGTTTGTCGAAATGTTCGTGGGTGTGGGTGCCAGCCGTGTGCGTGACCTGTTTGAGCAAGCCAAGCGTCACTCACCTTGCATCGTCTTTGTGGATGAAATTGACGCGGTTGGTCGGCAGCGCGGGGCAGGCCTGGGCGGAAGCCATGATGAACGCGAGCAGACTTTAAACCAGATGCTGGTTGAGATGGATGGTTTTGATACCGATACGAACGTCATCATCATGGCAGCCACTAACCGTCCCGATATTCTTGACCCTGCGTTGCTTCGCCCTGGTCGCTTCGACCGCAGGGTGATCTTAGACCGCCCGGATATGCGTGGTCGCGAAGCCATTCTCAAGGTACATGTCAAAGGAAAACCTCTTGCCCCGAATACCGATCTGGCTGTTCTGGCCCGTTCAACCCCGGGTTTTGTGGGTGCTGATCTGGAAAATTTGGTCAACGAAGGTGCAATTCTGGCAGCTCGGCGCAATAAAAAATCCATTGAGCAGGAGGATTTGGAGGAGGCGATCGAGCGGGTGATTGCTGGACCGGAGCGCAAGAGCCGGCTGATCAGTGAAGAGGAAAAACGTATCGTTGCCTACCATGAGGCTGGCCATGCGGTAGTTATGAACGCGGTGCCCGAAGCTGACCCAGTTCATAAAGTATCGATTACCGCCCGCGGCATGGCTGGTGGCTATACACTTGCCTTGCCTGAAGAAGACCGAACACTGATGGGCCGCAATAAGCTGATCGCTGACATGGTGGGACTAATGGGTGGGCGCGCTGCCGAAGAGATTGTGTTCAATGACATCACTTCCGGTGCCTCCAATGACTTGGAGCGCGTCACCAAGATGGCGCGTGCCATGGTTACTCGCCTGGGCATGAGCAGTGATTTGGGACCCATGGTTTACGGCCAGAAGGAAGAGCTGATCTTCCTGGGACGTGAGATATCAGAGCAGCGTGATTATTCGGAAGCAGTGGCTGAGCAGATTGACAAGGAAGTAAGGTCACTTGTCAATGACGCTTACGAAAAGGCCAAGGGAATCCTCATACAATATCGCGAATTCCTGGATGCCATTGCTCGTAAACTTTTGGAAGTTGAAACGCTATCACGCGAGGAGTTTGAAACGTTGTTTCCGCCCCCACAGCCTAAGAACGGGGGCACTCCGCTGCCCAAGCCAGCCTAA